One window of the Crateriforma spongiae genome contains the following:
- a CDS encoding fumarylacetoacetate hydrolase family protein, translating to MNERQFTVAKFIDDTGSVRIGRIDGNQLFPLTPTDSVKRLIDIIAADDPLGTASSLATESPVAIESVDQWLPPIDDQEVWAAGVTYKRSQTARMEESAAAASCYDRVYEADRPELFFKATPRRVSGHGQAVRIRKDATWNVPEPEVTLVISPAMKIVGLTVGNDMSSRDIEGENPLYLPQAKCYDQSASLGPWITLYDRLPPPAQIQVDLKIHRDGQIVFDQQTAADQMARGFEDLVGWLGRDNSFDDGAFLMTGTGIVPTSDFTLHPGDRIDISISGIGTLSNTVVQG from the coding sequence ATGAACGAACGACAATTTACCGTAGCAAAGTTTATCGACGACACCGGGTCCGTTCGAATCGGCCGGATCGATGGGAACCAGTTGTTCCCGTTGACGCCCACCGATTCGGTGAAGCGTTTGATCGACATCATCGCGGCAGACGATCCGCTCGGCACGGCTTCGTCTTTGGCAACCGAATCGCCCGTCGCGATCGAATCAGTGGATCAGTGGTTGCCACCGATCGACGACCAAGAAGTTTGGGCGGCCGGCGTGACTTACAAACGCAGCCAGACGGCGCGAATGGAAGAATCCGCAGCCGCCGCATCGTGCTATGACCGTGTGTATGAAGCCGATCGTCCGGAACTATTTTTCAAAGCGACCCCGCGACGTGTCAGTGGTCACGGCCAAGCGGTTCGCATCCGAAAAGACGCCACCTGGAACGTTCCCGAACCGGAAGTCACCCTGGTCATCAGTCCGGCGATGAAGATCGTCGGTCTGACGGTGGGTAACGACATGAGTTCACGAGACATCGAGGGTGAAAACCCGCTGTATCTGCCTCAGGCAAAGTGTTACGACCAGTCCGCGTCGCTGGGGCCTTGGATCACTTTGTACGACCGATTGCCGCCGCCGGCACAGATTCAAGTCGACTTAAAGATCCACCGTGACGGCCAGATCGTTTTCGACCAACAAACCGCCGCCGACCAAATGGCACGCGGATTCGAAGACCTGGTCGGCTGGCTCGGCCGCGACAACTCCTTTGACGATGGTGCGTTCCTAATGACCGGGACCGGCATCGTCCCGACCAGCGACTTTACGCTTCATCCCGGTGACCGAATCGACATTTCGATTTCCGGCATCGGCACGCTTTCCAACACGGTCGTCCAGGGCTAG
- a CDS encoding FG-GAP-like repeat-containing protein codes for MKSNQSQRRFVPFTFLAVVVLAIVAGLRWAANRTGEDSSTPAADDKSALQTVRVALAATEDLDGDAADEAWSRLRKMRPDDVAVTRNWALNRLLIVDRLAEQTENRSLSADQRQAARTALPDRIAEANAAVEAFGSVQPDANVLTRWMKARVDVRQAALLPAAIARGATRRVFDDLADFVLEHPDKDTVILAGTIWDLVNRMGIIEDLPADLRDKAADVLTQLAESNPDNLFVAVQAAQLNLAAQRPAAAPAIENAARLAKAIQPEMKARAGGAIESIDGLVAQMLDDIAQQDWQAANRGFGIWFNLVNASELMKADRRRASPHPLDRISFETIRQLSIEAENESPVQALDATLSFRHVVIDDSTDTRLVIPVDLNVDLRPDLVSVSDQNEITLWRQSNGGDFERIADGPAGIKVTGMIATDLFMVDRAAPDKVKVLPPADPDATATPDFSVGLRHNVVPTLVVYGDEGIRLFGMDGRDTTADDRRLFAVDAATGLEDVRNVVKVVAGDLEGDGDLDLVVATRNEGLRLFINRGTRRFFEVEAPATGTMVDLAIVDIDRDLDLDIVAVEEGSGTIGLLENLLHLQFRYRVLSGAPAMPDAQRVFVDDVDGNVSWDLVVSGKTGGQIVWSQTADAGMWTVDSVSKNDGPMIKGLLVDFDNDSFGELMHATEDGSLKCTHLTSDGFGATRAVQGDDMVVDVWHAADFDNNGRIDRCGVDRRGIVLGMNTTENDAHYLQVRMKGIDDNNAASGRVNHYAIGSTLELRFGPHYRSKVITSPMTHFGLDGIDQADSLRIIFPNGLTQTTRSPAVDTLVEEEQTLKGSCPYLYAWDGETFAFVTDCLWAAPLGLQVAAGVVAKDRPWEYLKVDGRFVAEKDGRYHLRLTEELWEIAYFDHVALTAVDHPSGVQIETNEKVGPPSIAQPTIYAFDQTDMQPAAAARDTGGNDVADRLADVDGRYVQGFDRRIVQGLCPPHWIELTVPDAALQRRDAGEAVYMVLTGWILPTDTSLNIQIDQNDEMPPIEFPGVWVPDGDAGETKMPGWRPAIASMGFPGGKTKTIVVDVTDALVPEDPRLRIRTSAQIYWDAAKFTSRRGDDALVVHKLTMETAEVGYRGFSRRIRASLQQPETYDYHTADADPRWPPLRGSLTGYGDVSDMLARWDDKMVVISGGDEIRLTFKVPETPVPDGYVRDFVLHCVGWDKDADLNTLAGQSADPLPFRHMKSYPPTVADQDAAAQVMRSHTASRSRRQSFRRFWHRP; via the coding sequence ATGAAGTCCAACCAATCGCAGCGTCGGTTCGTGCCCTTCACATTTTTAGCGGTCGTCGTCTTGGCCATTGTCGCGGGGCTTCGGTGGGCCGCCAATCGCACGGGCGAAGATTCATCAACACCGGCGGCGGACGACAAGAGTGCGTTGCAAACGGTCCGAGTCGCCTTGGCCGCCACAGAGGATCTGGACGGTGACGCGGCGGATGAAGCTTGGTCGCGTTTGCGAAAGATGCGACCTGATGATGTGGCGGTCACGCGGAACTGGGCATTGAACCGACTGTTAATTGTCGACCGCCTGGCGGAGCAGACCGAAAACCGATCGCTGTCGGCCGACCAGCGTCAAGCCGCGCGGACCGCCCTGCCCGATCGTATCGCCGAAGCCAACGCGGCGGTGGAAGCTTTTGGATCGGTGCAGCCCGACGCCAACGTGCTGACACGATGGATGAAGGCTCGTGTGGATGTCCGCCAAGCCGCGTTGCTTCCCGCGGCGATCGCTCGCGGGGCGACGCGACGCGTTTTCGATGATCTTGCCGATTTCGTTCTGGAACATCCCGACAAAGACACCGTGATTTTGGCCGGTACGATTTGGGACTTGGTCAATCGCATGGGCATCATCGAAGATTTGCCGGCGGATTTGCGGGATAAAGCCGCGGATGTGTTAACCCAGCTTGCCGAATCCAATCCGGACAACCTGTTTGTTGCCGTTCAAGCGGCCCAGTTGAACCTTGCCGCCCAGCGACCCGCCGCGGCACCGGCGATTGAGAATGCGGCACGCTTGGCGAAAGCCATCCAGCCGGAAATGAAAGCTCGGGCCGGCGGCGCGATCGAGTCGATCGATGGACTGGTCGCGCAAATGCTGGATGACATCGCTCAGCAGGATTGGCAGGCCGCCAATCGCGGCTTTGGCATCTGGTTCAACTTGGTCAACGCGTCCGAATTGATGAAGGCTGACCGGCGACGAGCATCACCGCACCCGTTGGACCGGATCAGCTTTGAAACGATCCGTCAGTTGAGCATCGAAGCTGAAAATGAATCTCCGGTGCAAGCGTTGGATGCGACTCTTTCGTTTCGACATGTCGTCATCGATGATTCGACTGACACGCGGTTGGTGATTCCCGTCGATTTGAACGTCGACCTGCGACCCGATTTGGTTTCCGTATCCGATCAGAACGAAATCACGCTGTGGCGACAAAGCAACGGCGGCGACTTTGAAAGGATCGCCGATGGTCCAGCCGGAATCAAAGTCACGGGGATGATTGCGACGGACCTGTTCATGGTGGATCGTGCCGCACCGGACAAGGTCAAGGTGTTGCCGCCGGCGGATCCGGACGCCACGGCGACGCCCGATTTTTCGGTCGGGCTGCGTCACAACGTGGTTCCCACCCTGGTTGTGTACGGCGACGAAGGGATTCGATTGTTCGGGATGGACGGTCGTGACACGACGGCGGACGATCGGCGGTTGTTTGCCGTGGATGCGGCGACGGGTCTGGAGGACGTTCGAAATGTCGTCAAAGTCGTCGCCGGTGATCTGGAAGGCGACGGGGATTTGGATTTGGTCGTCGCGACACGAAACGAAGGCTTGCGTTTGTTTATCAACCGTGGGACACGGCGTTTCTTTGAGGTCGAAGCACCGGCGACCGGCACGATGGTCGACTTGGCCATCGTCGACATCGATCGCGACTTGGACTTGGACATCGTCGCGGTGGAAGAAGGCTCGGGTACCATTGGCTTACTGGAAAACTTACTGCATCTACAGTTTCGGTACCGCGTATTGTCGGGGGCTCCCGCGATGCCCGATGCCCAGCGCGTCTTCGTCGATGACGTCGACGGAAATGTTTCGTGGGACTTGGTGGTTTCCGGCAAAACGGGTGGCCAAATCGTTTGGTCGCAAACCGCTGACGCGGGGATGTGGACCGTCGATTCGGTTTCCAAGAACGATGGCCCGATGATCAAGGGCCTGCTGGTCGATTTTGACAATGATTCCTTCGGCGAATTGATGCACGCGACCGAGGACGGTTCGCTGAAATGCACGCATTTGACGTCCGATGGTTTTGGGGCGACCAGGGCGGTGCAAGGTGATGACATGGTCGTCGATGTCTGGCATGCCGCCGACTTTGACAACAACGGACGGATTGATCGTTGCGGCGTTGACCGGCGCGGCATTGTGTTGGGCATGAACACCACCGAAAACGATGCCCACTACTTGCAAGTACGGATGAAAGGGATTGATGACAACAATGCGGCCAGCGGCCGAGTCAATCACTATGCGATCGGGTCGACGTTGGAGCTGCGTTTCGGGCCGCATTATCGTTCCAAAGTCATCACCAGCCCGATGACGCACTTCGGTTTGGACGGAATCGACCAGGCCGATTCGCTTCGGATCATCTTTCCCAACGGGTTGACCCAGACGACCCGTTCACCGGCCGTCGATACGCTGGTGGAAGAAGAACAGACGCTAAAGGGTTCTTGTCCCTATCTGTATGCGTGGGACGGTGAAACATTTGCTTTCGTGACCGACTGTTTATGGGCGGCACCGTTGGGATTGCAGGTGGCCGCCGGTGTCGTCGCCAAGGATCGGCCTTGGGAATACTTGAAGGTGGACGGACGTTTCGTGGCGGAAAAAGACGGTCGGTATCACCTGCGTCTGACCGAAGAGCTTTGGGAAATCGCGTACTTTGATCACGTCGCCTTGACCGCCGTGGATCATCCGTCCGGCGTCCAGATCGAGACCAACGAAAAGGTCGGGCCGCCATCGATCGCCCAGCCGACCATCTATGCGTTTGATCAGACCGACATGCAACCGGCTGCTGCGGCCCGGGACACCGGTGGGAACGATGTCGCGGATCGGTTGGCCGATGTCGATGGGCGATACGTCCAAGGCTTTGATCGTCGCATTGTTCAGGGTTTGTGCCCGCCGCACTGGATCGAGTTGACGGTACCGGATGCGGCGTTGCAGCGTCGCGACGCCGGTGAAGCGGTGTACATGGTTTTGACCGGGTGGATTTTGCCGACCGACACGTCGCTGAACATTCAGATCGACCAGAACGATGAAATGCCGCCGATCGAGTTCCCCGGAGTTTGGGTTCCCGACGGCGATGCGGGGGAAACCAAAATGCCGGGCTGGCGACCAGCGATCGCATCAATGGGATTTCCGGGCGGAAAAACGAAAACGATTGTGGTGGACGTGACCGACGCGTTGGTGCCCGAAGATCCTCGATTGCGGATTCGAACATCGGCCCAGATTTACTGGGACGCCGCAAAGTTCACGAGCCGTCGTGGCGATGATGCTTTGGTCGTTCACAAATTGACGATGGAGACCGCGGAGGTCGGCTATCGCGGTTTTTCACGTCGCATCCGTGCGTCACTGCAACAACCCGAAACCTATGACTATCACACTGCGGACGCCGATCCCCGTTGGCCGCCGCTGCGTGGATCTTTGACGGGGTACGGTGACGTGTCGGACATGCTGGCCCGATGGGACGATAAGATGGTGGTGATCAGCGGTGGCGATGAAATTCGATTAACGTTTAAGGTTCCCGAGACGCCGGTGCCCGACGGATATGTGCGTGATTTTGTCTTGCACTGTGTCGGTTGGGATAAGGACGCCGACCTGAACACGCTGGCCGGTCAATCCGCCGACCCGTTGCCGTTTCGTCATATGAAATCCTATCCCCCGACGGTGGCCGACCAAGATGCCGCCGCGCAGGTGATGCGATCTCATACCGCCTCACGCAGTCGCCGACAATCGTTCCGGCGATTTTGGCATCGTCCTTAA
- a CDS encoding multiheme c-type cytochrome, with protein sequence MSETNAPKPPTDISGTQQPVARKPVAKRVITPRLRVMLVIVLALFGILAANGLYLTSVTWIQHFTGRVLEDHFYQLMFLGHIGLGLLLIVPTLVFGFAHMWRARNRRNRRAVRIGYGLLVVAIVILISGVLLTRLGGFRIVDPSARRLVYWMHLVAPLVAIWLYWLHRLVGPRIKWHVGRRVALVIAGFVAVMVGFQASDATISDDSGPEEGRAYFLPSLAKTATGNFIAAQTLMNDDYCLRCHEDIYDSWLHSAHKLSSFNNPAYRASVRETRQVASDHSGTVKAARFCAGCHDPVPFFAGEFDNPDYDDVANPTAHAGITCVSCHAIQSIDSDRGNADYTIDEPKHYPFTYSDNEWLQSLNELMVQAKPAFHKREMLKPFHKTDQFCGTCHKVFLPGELTQYKEFLRGQNHYDSYLLSGVSGHGARSFYYPEVAQTNCNGCHMPPMASDGFGARYSEELETLAVHNHHFPSANSALSHWFGDADGIAAHEKILKGSLRVDLFGIRRGESIDAELVAPLGPELPELEPGQTYLIETVLRTLTLGHHFTQGTTDSNQVWVEFLVHDGDKLIGASGQRDEREVVDPWSHFVNNFILDRHGNRINRRNAQDIFTPLYNHQIPPGAGQTIHYRLDVPEDVGDTLRISARLLYRKFDTEYLDYIRADRDPDRDPLDLGQVGDPNDLPIIEIARDEITLAIAGGDGTAVASKQFIPTWQRFNDYGIGLLLKGKAELKQAAEAFAAVQRMGRYDGPLNLARVQFTEGDLTGATESLAVAATMDPPPPAWTHAWLSGMVNRQQGNLEQAAESLESVLNTRVPSRGFDFSKDYVVRNELGLALIDLAQRSEIMGDEDQAQKWYAQAEGHFHQVIDIDAENVTAHANLAEIYAATGQTELADRHRILHERYKPDDNAAEVAIPVARRQYPAANRAAEKVVIYDLGRDFVSSGEAKTLTATEAASR encoded by the coding sequence GTGAGCGAGACCAACGCGCCAAAGCCGCCGACTGACATTTCGGGAACCCAGCAACCGGTCGCCCGCAAACCGGTGGCAAAACGAGTGATCACACCGCGGTTGCGGGTGATGTTGGTGATCGTTCTGGCGTTGTTCGGCATTTTGGCCGCCAACGGTCTGTACCTGACCAGCGTGACATGGATTCAGCATTTCACCGGTCGCGTGTTGGAGGATCACTTTTATCAACTGATGTTCTTGGGACACATCGGTTTGGGATTGTTGTTGATCGTTCCCACGTTGGTCTTTGGATTCGCGCACATGTGGCGTGCCCGAAATCGGCGCAACCGGCGTGCGGTGCGGATCGGTTACGGGTTGTTGGTCGTGGCGATCGTGATCTTGATCAGCGGCGTTTTGTTGACGCGACTGGGAGGATTCCGGATCGTTGATCCATCGGCCCGGCGGTTGGTGTATTGGATGCACTTGGTCGCGCCGCTGGTGGCGATTTGGCTGTATTGGCTGCACCGTCTGGTTGGTCCGCGGATCAAGTGGCATGTCGGCCGACGGGTCGCGCTGGTGATCGCCGGATTCGTTGCCGTGATGGTCGGCTTTCAAGCGTCCGACGCAACGATCAGTGATGATTCGGGACCGGAAGAGGGCCGCGCGTATTTCTTGCCCTCGTTGGCCAAGACCGCGACGGGAAATTTCATCGCGGCACAGACATTGATGAACGATGACTACTGTTTGCGGTGCCACGAAGACATCTATGACAGTTGGCTGCACAGCGCTCACAAGTTGAGCAGTTTCAACAATCCGGCCTATCGCGCCAGCGTTCGCGAAACCCGTCAAGTCGCCAGCGACCACAGCGGGACTGTCAAAGCGGCCCGTTTCTGTGCCGGTTGTCATGATCCGGTCCCGTTCTTCGCCGGCGAATTTGATAACCCGGATTACGACGACGTCGCTAACCCGACCGCGCATGCGGGGATCACGTGTGTGTCATGCCATGCGATCCAATCGATCGACAGTGATCGGGGCAACGCAGATTACACGATCGACGAGCCCAAGCATTACCCGTTCACGTACAGCGACAACGAATGGCTGCAATCGTTGAACGAGTTGATGGTGCAGGCCAAGCCGGCGTTCCATAAACGCGAAATGCTGAAGCCCTTTCACAAGACCGATCAGTTCTGTGGAACCTGCCACAAGGTGTTCCTGCCGGGTGAACTGACACAGTACAAGGAATTTTTGCGGGGCCAAAATCACTATGACAGCTATCTGTTAAGCGGTGTTTCGGGCCACGGGGCGCGCAGTTTTTACTACCCGGAGGTCGCCCAAACGAATTGCAACGGATGCCACATGCCGCCGATGGCCAGTGATGGTTTTGGGGCAAGGTATTCCGAAGAATTGGAAACGTTGGCCGTTCATAATCACCATTTTCCCAGCGCCAACAGTGCGCTTAGCCACTGGTTCGGTGATGCGGATGGAATCGCAGCGCACGAAAAGATTTTGAAGGGATCACTGCGTGTCGACTTGTTCGGCATCCGACGTGGCGAATCGATCGACGCCGAATTGGTCGCGCCTTTGGGACCCGAGTTGCCCGAATTGGAGCCCGGTCAGACATACTTGATCGAAACCGTTTTGCGGACGCTGACGTTGGGGCATCACTTCACCCAAGGAACGACCGACAGCAACCAAGTCTGGGTGGAATTTCTGGTCCATGACGGCGACAAACTGATCGGGGCCAGCGGTCAGCGTGATGAACGTGAAGTCGTCGACCCGTGGTCGCATTTCGTCAACAACTTCATCTTGGACCGCCACGGAAACCGGATCAATCGCCGCAACGCGCAAGACATCTTCACACCGCTGTACAACCATCAAATTCCGCCCGGTGCCGGTCAAACGATTCATTATCGGTTGGATGTACCGGAAGACGTCGGCGATACCCTTCGGATCTCGGCGCGGTTGCTGTACCGCAAGTTTGATACGGAGTATCTGGATTACATCCGTGCCGACCGTGACCCGGATCGCGATCCTCTGGATTTGGGCCAGGTGGGTGATCCGAATGATTTGCCCATCATCGAAATCGCTCGTGATGAAATCACGTTGGCGATCGCCGGCGGCGACGGAACGGCGGTCGCGTCGAAGCAGTTCATTCCCACGTGGCAGCGGTTCAACGATTACGGCATCGGATTGTTGCTGAAGGGCAAAGCCGAATTGAAACAGGCGGCTGAAGCTTTCGCGGCCGTGCAGCGAATGGGCCGGTACGACGGTCCACTGAATTTGGCACGCGTGCAATTCACCGAAGGCGATTTGACCGGGGCGACCGAATCCCTGGCGGTTGCGGCGACGATGGATCCGCCGCCGCCGGCTTGGACGCACGCTTGGTTAAGCGGGATGGTGAATCGGCAACAAGGCAACCTGGAACAGGCGGCGGAAAGTCTGGAAAGCGTCTTGAACACTCGGGTGCCCAGCCGCGGATTCGATTTTTCCAAAGACTACGTGGTTCGCAATGAATTGGGACTGGCGCTGATCGATTTGGCTCAGCGATCGGAAATCATGGGCGACGAAGATCAGGCCCAGAAGTGGTACGCCCAGGCCGAAGGGCATTTCCATCAGGTAATCGACATCGACGCGGAAAACGTCACCGCCCATGCCAACTTGGCGGAGATCTATGCGGCGACGGGACAGACCGAACTGGCCGACCGGCATCGCATTCTGCACGAGCGTTACAAGCCGGACGACAACGCGGCGGAGGTGGCGATTCCCGTCGCACGTCGCCAGTATCCGGCGGCAAACCGGGCGGCGGAGAAGGTCGTCATCTATGACCTGGGCCGAGACTTTGTGTCGTCCGGTGAAGCGAAGACGTTGACGGCGACCGAGGCCGCGAGCCGCTAG
- the ykgO gene encoding type B 50S ribosomal protein L36, giving the protein MKVVSSIGALKYRHPDCQVVKRRGRIYVICKSNPKFKVRQGGAKIKKARR; this is encoded by the coding sequence ATGAAAGTTGTCAGCAGCATCGGCGCCCTGAAATACCGCCACCCGGATTGCCAGGTGGTCAAGCGACGCGGGCGCATCTACGTGATTTGCAAAAGCAATCCGAAATTCAAAGTCCGCCAAGGCGGCGCAAAGATCAAGAAGGCTCGCCGCTAA